The genomic window TCGGCCGGGGACAGGGGCGCCGGGCCGAGGCCCAGCGCGGGGAGCACGGCGTCGCCGGGGCGGCGGGGGCCGGCCGTGCCGGGGGTGGGGGCAAGCGCGTCGTTCACGACAGGTCCTTCATGTTCGGTATTTCGGACGACATTCGGGTCTCGGGGTGTGCGCCGGTACGGAAGCGGTCAGGACGCCGTACCGGCGCACGGATCAAGGAGGGCCCGGTCAGGGCCGCAGCAGCACCTTCCCGGTGTCCGGAGCCCCACTGCCCACCAGCGCCACCGCTTCGGCGAACCGTTCGAGCGGGAACTCGTGCGTGATCAGCGGCGCCGGATCGAGCAGCCCGGCCGTGAACGCCCGCACCGCGTGCGACCAGGCCGCCGACGGCGCCCCGAACACACTGCGCACGGTCAGCTGACTCAGCGACAGGTGCACCGGGTCGATCCCCCTGGCTCCCGGGGTGAACATCCCGGTCAGCACCACCCGCCCCCCGCGCCGCGCCAGCAGGCACGCGTCCGCGGCGGTGGACGGCGCCCCGGCCGTCTCCACGACCAGGTCGTAGCGTCCCCGGACCTCCTCCGCTTCCTTGGGGCCGAGGGCCTGGCCCGCCCCGAAGTCCATGGCCCGGGAAGCGCGTTGCTCCCTCGGGTCGATCACCGTGAGCTCGGCGGGCGACACCGCGGCCAGCAACTGGACCGCGAGCAGCCCGAGTGTGCCCGCGCCCAGCACGGCGATCCGCTCACCCGGCTCCGGGGCACCGGCCCGCACCGCTGCCGCGATCACCGCGGCCGGCTCCAGCAGGGCGGCGGCCCGCAGGTCCGCGTCGTCGGCCAGCGGGTGGAGCAGCCGGGCGGGGACGACCACGTGGTCGGCGAACGCGCCGGGCCGGGTGAACCCCGTCTCGTCGTAGCCCGTCGTGCACAGGGAGGTCTCGCCGTATCTGCACCGCTCGCAGTGCCCGCAGGCCCGGAAGCCCTCGGCGACCGTGCGCCGTCCTTCCAGCGCGGGATCGACGCCCTCGCCCACGGCCTCGACCGTCCCGGACCACTCGTGGCCCGGCACCACGGGGTAGCGCACGTAGGCCGGGTCGCGGTGGCCGTCGTACAGCTCGCGGTCGCTCATGCAGATCCCGGCCGCCGCGACCCGCACCCGGACCTCACCGGGGCCCGGCTGCGGGACTGGCCCCTCGGACAGCCGGTGGCTGCCGGGCCGCTCCACGACCAACGAGCGGGATACGCGGCTCACTTGGGCTGCCTCTTCTCCCAGCCGTCCGCCCACAGGTCGAACCGCGCCTGCTGCTGCGGGAACTCCGCCGCCGCGTCCACGTCCAGCTCGACGCCGAGCCCGGGGGCGTCGGAGAGCTCGAAGCAGCCGGTGGCGGGATCGACGGCGGGAGCGCCCTTGACGACCTTCTTGATGTCGGCGTCCGCGAAGTCGTTGAAGTGCTCGAGGATCTTGAAGTTGGGGGTGCATCCGGCGACCTGGAGGCTGGCCGCGGTCAGTACCGAACCGCCCACGTTGTGGGGTGCGATCAGGGTGTAGTGGGTCTCCGCGGTCGCCGCGAGCTTGCGGGTCTCCAGGATGCCGCCGATGTGACCGACGTCCGGCTGGATGATGTCGGCCGCCTGGGACTCGAACAGCTCGCGGAACTCGATCCGGTCGTGGATGCGTTCACCGGTCGCGATCG from Streptomyces sp. NBC_01341 includes these protein-coding regions:
- a CDS encoding zinc-dependent alcohol dehydrogenase codes for the protein MSRVSRSLVVERPGSHRLSEGPVPQPGPGEVRVRVAAAGICMSDRELYDGHRDPAYVRYPVVPGHEWSGTVEAVGEGVDPALEGRRTVAEGFRACGHCERCRYGETSLCTTGYDETGFTRPGAFADHVVVPARLLHPLADDADLRAAALLEPAAVIAAAVRAGAPEPGERIAVLGAGTLGLLAVQLLAAVSPAELTVIDPREQRASRAMDFGAGQALGPKEAEEVRGRYDLVVETAGAPSTAADACLLARRGGRVVLTGMFTPGARGIDPVHLSLSQLTVRSVFGAPSAAWSHAVRAFTAGLLDPAPLITHEFPLERFAEAVALVGSGAPDTGKVLLRP